A single region of the Borrelia hermsii DAH genome encodes:
- a CDS encoding PTS transporter subunit EIIB: MNKETIKTSEHILECFGGIANIKQVNKDLTRIKILVDSNSLVKRENLTDDRNIIGAIKSNEFTEIVMNFEIIDDVYSNIIYMMNKQT; encoded by the coding sequence ATGAATAAAGAAACAATAAAAACATCGGAACATATTTTAGAATGCTTTGGGGGCATTGCAAACATTAAACAAGTAAACAAAGATTTAACTAGAATAAAAATCTTAGTTGACAGCAACTCTTTAGTTAAAAGAGAAAATCTAACAGACGATCGAAATATAATAGGAGCAATTAAATCAAATGAATTTACAGAAATTGTAATGAATTTTGAAATAATTGACGATGTTTATAGCAATATCATATATATGATGAATAAACAAACATAA